From the Gordonia bronchialis DSM 43247 genome, one window contains:
- a CDS encoding lysylphosphatidylglycerol synthase transmembrane domain-containing protein — protein sequence MSSEGAAPRSAPARPRFWWVRWTLLGIIVAVLAVEVYLIWPRLEETWWRIDELKWQWIIACIVAALLSMDSFAQVQRALLRSAGVKVRQWQSLSLILAANSVSQTMPGGQVLAPAFTYRETRKWGATPVVASWQVVMSGLLAGVGLAVLGLGGAVLAGAKTSPFSVVFSIVGFIAVALILQYLASHPESLQSTGIRVLGWINQVRSKPDDHGVDKLIETLEQLRAVQLTKRDTSVAFGWSLFNWVADVGCLMFACWAVGAHPSISGLMVAYAAGKAVGTAVPLLPGGIGVVDAVLVPALTSSGMPLADAVTAVLVYRMISYVLIAAIGWVVVGFMFRNRIKTGETLEEEITRDEVAEGIDQPPQPGPGPVEPPNPPDPPDPPKSTDRTNDDH from the coding sequence ATGTCGTCGGAGGGAGCTGCCCCACGCAGCGCCCCGGCGCGGCCACGATTCTGGTGGGTGCGCTGGACGTTGCTCGGCATCATCGTCGCCGTGCTCGCCGTCGAGGTGTACCTCATCTGGCCGCGGCTGGAAGAGACCTGGTGGCGGATCGACGAGCTGAAGTGGCAGTGGATCATCGCCTGCATCGTCGCGGCGCTGCTGTCGATGGACAGCTTCGCCCAGGTGCAGCGCGCATTGCTGCGTTCGGCGGGGGTCAAGGTCCGGCAGTGGCAGTCGCTGTCGCTGATCCTGGCCGCCAACTCGGTCAGCCAGACGATGCCCGGCGGTCAGGTGCTGGCGCCGGCCTTCACCTACCGCGAGACCCGCAAGTGGGGCGCCACCCCGGTCGTGGCGTCGTGGCAGGTGGTGATGTCGGGGCTGCTGGCCGGGGTGGGCCTGGCCGTCCTCGGATTGGGTGGCGCCGTCCTCGCCGGGGCCAAGACCAGCCCGTTCTCCGTGGTCTTCTCGATCGTCGGCTTCATCGCCGTCGCACTCATCCTGCAGTATCTGGCCAGCCATCCCGAGTCGTTGCAGTCCACCGGCATCCGGGTCCTGGGCTGGATCAACCAGGTTCGGAGCAAGCCCGACGATCACGGTGTCGACAAACTGATCGAAACCCTCGAGCAGCTGCGTGCCGTCCAGCTCACCAAGCGCGATACGTCCGTCGCCTTCGGCTGGAGTCTGTTCAACTGGGTCGCCGACGTCGGCTGTCTGATGTTCGCGTGCTGGGCCGTCGGCGCACATCCGAGCATCTCGGGACTGATGGTCGCCTACGCCGCGGGCAAGGCCGTCGGCACGGCGGTTCCGCTGCTGCCCGGCGGCATCGGCGTCGTCGACGCAGTGCTCGTTCCCGCGCTGACCAGCTCCGGCATGCCGCTGGCCGACGCGGTGACCGCGGTTCTGGTCTACCGCATGATCAGCTATGTCCTCATCGCCGCGATCGGCTGGGTGGTGGTCGGCTTCATGTTCCGCAATCGGATCAAGACCGGGGAGACGCTCGAAGAGGAGATCACCCGCGACGAGGTGGCCGAGGGTATCGACCAACCTCCTCAACCCGGTCCCGGCCCCGTCGAGCCACCGAATCCACCGGATCCACCCGACCCGCCGAAGTCGACCGATCGAACGAACGACGACCACTGA
- a CDS encoding DUF3054 domain-containing protein, translating to MASSDTVERTVAPMRGVASAPAAGVIDAVVITVFALIGRASHEEAFSPIGIMQTVWPFLVGCAAGWSITYVYSHVRSSDWFGHDFRPDRMVPVGLVIWFCTVTVGMVVRYILHQGVELSFIIVAASFLGLFLLGWRAAFAALARRAQARD from the coding sequence ATGGCGAGTTCGGACACAGTTGAGCGAACCGTCGCCCCCATGCGCGGGGTGGCCTCGGCACCCGCCGCGGGCGTCATCGACGCGGTGGTCATCACGGTGTTCGCTCTGATCGGACGTGCCAGCCACGAGGAGGCGTTCTCGCCGATCGGCATCATGCAGACGGTGTGGCCGTTCCTGGTCGGCTGCGCGGCGGGCTGGTCGATCACCTACGTGTACTCGCACGTCCGCTCGAGCGACTGGTTCGGTCATGACTTCCGCCCGGACCGGATGGTTCCGGTGGGTTTGGTGATCTGGTTCTGCACGGTCACCGTCGGGATGGTCGTGCGCTACATCCTCCACCAGGGCGTCGAGCTCAGCTTCATCATCGTGGCGGCATCGTTCCTTGGCCTGTTCTTGCTGGGCTGGCGGGCGGCCTTCGCCGCTCTCGCGCGCCGGGCGCAGGCCCGCGACTGA
- a CDS encoding NTF2-like N-terminal transpeptidase domain-containing protein has product MKNWVKRALVAACAAVVAVLVLASCGITGSDDTGAAAAMKGFASALSKQDAGGAAQFTTAPGQAGDALTATLQAMGARSVLAEVHDPVEYSDGTASFALKYTWSWDKGRTFETTSNGTARHLSTGWKVTWEPSIIYPGLPVGGMLREVRTDATPAPSVRSRTGKVFMYLQPVNDIILDPARTPDTANSARALARTIAPIAPLITSDVINGRLAEANGRAITAVTLRDTDMEVLAGDPARVAGVTVRRSGALVMADRRLMSPLESGLTNYWQAIRDATAGWQVQMVGPGLQPRKLVGDQGPAGPSVFTTVDQGLQLTLGDAAVEVGQPATILALDAASGAILAMAQNTYAAQRNINVDATYPVGTTLNPVFEAVSRAARDNQATADATLDRLGLGVQFTVPGASAPTPGQPGVTTVDFRPGQSSASMMNMAALGVALARGGAGQFSSVAPYVIKGVPTKVVSGSLGDIDPALINDVRRAMAATARTGDASDLTRAPGLRALVGTNGPQGPGWFVGIQGGKVIVVYTEGPKSGTAALQVAQKYFTIR; this is encoded by the coding sequence ATGAAGAATTGGGTCAAGCGCGCGCTTGTCGCGGCTTGTGCCGCGGTCGTCGCCGTCCTCGTCCTCGCCTCGTGTGGCATCACGGGCTCCGACGACACCGGTGCCGCCGCAGCGATGAAGGGTTTTGCGTCCGCACTGAGCAAGCAGGACGCCGGTGGCGCCGCGCAGTTCACCACCGCGCCCGGCCAGGCCGGGGATGCGCTCACCGCGACATTGCAGGCGATGGGTGCCCGCAGCGTGCTCGCCGAGGTTCATGATCCCGTCGAATACAGCGACGGCACTGCGTCTTTCGCGCTGAAGTACACCTGGAGCTGGGACAAGGGTCGCACCTTCGAGACCACCAGCAACGGCACCGCGCGCCACCTGTCGACCGGGTGGAAGGTGACCTGGGAGCCGTCGATCATCTACCCCGGTCTGCCCGTCGGTGGCATGCTCCGCGAGGTCCGCACCGACGCGACGCCCGCCCCCTCGGTCCGCAGTCGCACCGGCAAGGTGTTCATGTACCTGCAGCCGGTCAACGACATCATCCTCGACCCGGCCCGCACCCCGGATACCGCCAACTCGGCCCGCGCGCTGGCTCGGACCATCGCCCCGATCGCGCCGCTGATCACCTCCGATGTGATCAACGGCCGGCTCGCCGAGGCCAACGGACGTGCGATCACCGCGGTCACCCTTCGGGACACCGACATGGAGGTCCTCGCCGGTGATCCGGCTCGGGTCGCCGGGGTCACCGTCCGCCGCTCGGGTGCTCTGGTGATGGCCGATCGTCGGCTGATGTCGCCGCTCGAATCCGGTCTGACCAACTACTGGCAGGCCATCCGCGACGCCACCGCCGGCTGGCAGGTGCAGATGGTCGGGCCGGGTCTGCAACCCCGCAAACTCGTCGGCGACCAGGGCCCGGCTGGACCCAGCGTCTTCACGACGGTCGATCAGGGTCTGCAGCTGACCCTTGGCGACGCCGCGGTCGAGGTGGGCCAACCCGCCACCATCCTGGCTCTCGACGCCGCCAGCGGCGCGATCCTGGCGATGGCGCAGAACACCTACGCGGCGCAGCGCAACATCAACGTCGATGCGACCTATCCGGTGGGCACCACGCTCAACCCGGTGTTCGAGGCGGTGTCCCGCGCGGCGCGCGACAACCAGGCGACGGCGGATGCGACCCTCGACCGCCTCGGGCTCGGCGTCCAGTTCACCGTGCCGGGTGCCAGCGCCCCCACCCCGGGCCAGCCCGGTGTCACCACCGTCGACTTCCGGCCCGGTCAGAGCAGCGCGTCGATGATGAACATGGCCGCGCTCGGCGTCGCCCTCGCCCGCGGAGGGGCCGGTCAATTCAGCTCGGTCGCGCCGTATGTGATCAAGGGTGTGCCCACCAAGGTCGTCAGCGGATCGCTGGGCGACATCGATCCGGCGCTGATCAACGACGTCCGCCGGGCGATGGCCGCCACCGCCCGTACCGGTGACGCCAGTGACCTGACCCGGGCACCCGGCCTGCGCGCTCTCGTCGGCACCAACGGTCCGCAGGGGCCCGGCTGGTTCGTCGGAATCCAGGGTGGAAAGGTCATCGTCGTCTACACCGAGGGCCCGAAGTCGGGCACCGCGGCGCTGCAGGTCGCGCAGAAGTACTTCACCATCAGGTGA
- a CDS encoding sterol desaturase family protein has product MSDVESASDGIDAQARRRVAVAERRLRGRRTVSLTSAFGEFVHHPSPWMISALLVASVIARVWIGDWGLADLLVPIVMIAVFPLAEWLIHVFILHWRPRRVGPVTLDTLLARTHREHHHDPRDIPLVFIPWRALIGVLAAALIVGLVLVPLLGSVERGLTFLIVLGLLGIVYEWTHYLIHTDYTPKTRVYRAVWRNHRFHHYRNEHYWFTVTTSGTADRLLRTYPDPDAVEKSPTAKNLHAVNR; this is encoded by the coding sequence ATGAGCGACGTCGAATCGGCATCCGACGGGATCGATGCCCAGGCGCGGCGGCGGGTCGCCGTGGCGGAACGTCGGCTGCGTGGCCGTCGCACCGTCAGTCTGACGTCGGCGTTCGGTGAGTTCGTGCACCATCCGTCGCCGTGGATGATCTCGGCGCTGCTGGTCGCGTCGGTGATCGCACGGGTGTGGATCGGGGACTGGGGACTCGCCGACCTGCTGGTGCCGATCGTCATGATCGCGGTGTTCCCGCTGGCCGAGTGGCTGATCCACGTGTTCATCCTGCACTGGCGGCCCCGGCGGGTGGGACCGGTCACGCTCGACACCCTGCTGGCGCGCACACACCGTGAGCACCACCATGATCCGCGCGACATCCCGCTGGTCTTCATTCCCTGGCGGGCGCTCATCGGGGTGCTGGCCGCAGCGCTGATCGTCGGCCTGGTTCTGGTGCCGCTGCTCGGCAGCGTCGAACGCGGACTGACCTTCCTGATCGTTCTCGGCCTGCTGGGCATCGTCTACGAGTGGACGCACTACCTGATCCACACCGACTACACCCCGAAAACCCGTGTGTACCGGGCAGTCTGGCGCAATCACCGGTTCCATCACTATCGCAACGAGCACTACTGGTTCACCGTCACCACCTCGGGGACCGCGGATCGGTTGCTGCGCACCTATCCCGATCCGGACGCCGTCGAGAAGTCCCCGACGGCGAAGAATCTGCACGCCGTGAACCGCTGA
- a CDS encoding pirin family protein has product MGISVIRASERAATTTDWLTSRHSFSFGDHYDPYNTHHGSLLASNDEIVTPGSGFDFHAHQESEIVTWVVSGTLVHRDSDGRSGVVHPGLAQRMSAGSGIQHSERNDTWPDLPGSGEAPVRYIQMWVAPDVHGLTPSYEQADVSAALATGELVAVASGVPGLDAAVHIHNAGATLYAARLPAGTTVAVPAARWTHLFIVAGDVRVGTSPLHTGDALRATETPIGNVTAERDAEILIWTMQTDLMVALSS; this is encoded by the coding sequence ATGGGAATCAGCGTGATCAGAGCCTCCGAACGTGCGGCGACGACGACCGACTGGCTGACGTCCCGGCATAGCTTCTCCTTCGGAGATCACTACGACCCATACAATACCCACCACGGGTCCTTACTGGCCAGTAATGATGAGATCGTTACCCCCGGGAGCGGCTTCGACTTCCACGCCCATCAGGAGTCCGAGATCGTCACCTGGGTGGTCTCCGGAACGCTCGTCCATCGCGATTCGGACGGGCGTTCCGGCGTCGTCCACCCCGGCCTGGCCCAGCGCATGAGTGCAGGATCTGGAATCCAACATTCAGAACGGAACGATACCTGGCCTGATCTGCCCGGCTCGGGTGAGGCCCCGGTTCGCTACATCCAGATGTGGGTGGCACCCGATGTGCACGGCCTCACCCCGTCCTATGAGCAGGCCGACGTCTCCGCCGCGCTCGCGACGGGCGAACTCGTCGCCGTCGCATCCGGCGTTCCGGGCCTCGACGCCGCGGTCCACATCCACAACGCGGGCGCGACGCTCTACGCCGCGCGGTTGCCGGCGGGCACGACGGTGGCGGTGCCGGCGGCCCGGTGGACACATCTGTTCATCGTCGCGGGGGACGTCCGCGTCGGGACGTCGCCCCTCCACACCGGCGACGCGCTGCGTGCCACCGAGACCCCGATCGGCAACGTCACCGCGGAGCGCGACGCGGAAATCCTGATCTGGACCATGCAGACCGACCTGATGGTGGCGCTGTCCTCCTGA